One stretch of Streptomyces sp. 135 DNA includes these proteins:
- the abc-f gene encoding ribosomal protection-like ABC-F family protein, with product MPTQISLHGVTKARGDRLLFDGVSLAIKPGERIGVVGENGAGKSTLLHLMSGDEQPDEGEVVTVAEQGVGLLAQTPQLPAERCVGDAIDAALAELRAMERRLRELEADLGSATEQALGEYGDLLTAFESRGGYEADARVDKAMHGLGLGHIGRDRVLGSLSGGEQARLGLACLIAAAPEVMLLDEPTNHLDEGALDWLESALSVHRGTVVAVSHDRTFLERVATAILEVDADRRTVVRHGGGYQGLLAERAAARSRWEQEYAQWCEETARLQEFMATTAHAVAGGRAMKDNNKMAYDRAGGRVQTSVAGRVRNAQERLRRLQEQPVAKPPEPLRFAARPVTGATEGALVALRNVRVGERLAVDEFTVSAGERLLIHGDNGAGKSTLLRTLAGVLEPDQGAVVRRGRIGYLAQEIPVRRPAERVLEVFGRGLGLTEEEQTELLLSFGLFRDRDLHIPVGSLSAGQRRRLALARLLARPADLLLLDEPANHLALGLVEELEAALDEWTGALVVVSHDRSLRRRFTGRIRRMESGRLPG from the coding sequence TTGCCTACTCAGATCTCTCTGCATGGCGTGACCAAGGCCCGTGGCGATCGGCTGCTGTTCGACGGGGTCTCCCTCGCGATCAAGCCGGGCGAGCGCATAGGCGTCGTGGGGGAGAACGGCGCGGGCAAGTCGACACTGCTGCACCTGATGTCCGGTGACGAGCAGCCCGACGAAGGTGAGGTCGTGACCGTCGCCGAACAGGGGGTCGGGCTGCTCGCACAGACTCCCCAGTTGCCTGCGGAGCGCTGCGTCGGTGACGCGATCGACGCGGCGCTGGCCGAGCTGCGAGCCATGGAGCGGCGGCTGCGCGAGCTCGAAGCGGACCTTGGTTCCGCGACCGAACAGGCCCTGGGGGAGTACGGCGATCTGCTGACGGCCTTCGAATCGCGCGGCGGCTATGAGGCGGACGCGCGTGTGGACAAGGCGATGCACGGGCTGGGCCTCGGGCATATCGGCAGGGACAGAGTCCTGGGCAGCCTGTCCGGAGGGGAGCAGGCGCGGCTCGGCCTGGCCTGTCTCATCGCCGCGGCCCCGGAAGTCATGCTCCTGGACGAACCGACGAACCACTTGGACGAGGGGGCGCTCGACTGGCTGGAGAGCGCCCTGTCGGTACATCGCGGCACCGTGGTCGCGGTCTCCCACGACCGCACGTTCCTGGAGCGGGTCGCCACCGCGATCCTTGAAGTGGACGCCGACCGCAGGACCGTGGTGCGGCACGGCGGCGGCTATCAAGGACTGCTCGCGGAACGGGCAGCTGCCCGCTCGCGCTGGGAGCAGGAGTACGCGCAGTGGTGCGAGGAGACCGCCCGACTCCAGGAGTTCATGGCGACCACCGCCCATGCCGTCGCCGGCGGACGCGCCATGAAGGACAACAACAAAATGGCGTACGACCGGGCGGGAGGCCGGGTCCAAACCTCGGTCGCGGGCCGCGTGCGCAACGCGCAGGAGCGACTCCGCAGACTCCAGGAGCAGCCCGTCGCCAAGCCTCCCGAGCCTCTGAGATTCGCGGCGCGTCCCGTGACGGGCGCCACCGAAGGCGCGCTGGTGGCCTTGCGGAACGTACGCGTGGGCGAGCGGCTCGCAGTGGACGAGTTCACGGTGTCGGCCGGCGAGCGCCTGCTGATCCACGGGGATAACGGCGCGGGGAAATCCACACTGCTGCGCACCCTGGCGGGCGTGCTGGAACCGGACCAAGGCGCCGTCGTCCGCAGAGGGCGGATCGGCTATCTCGCACAGGAGATACCGGTCCGGCGTCCTGCCGAGCGCGTCCTTGAGGTCTTCGGCAGAGGGCTCGGACTGACCGAGGAGGAACAGACGGAACTGCTCCTTTCGTTCGGCCTGTTCCGGGATCGCGACCTGCACATCCCAGTGGGCTCGCTCTCCGCCGGACAACGCCGGAGGCTTGCTCTCGCGCGGCTGCTCGCCAGGCCCGCGGATCTCCTGCTCCTCGACGAGCCCGCCAACCACCTGGCGCTCGGCCTGGTCGAGGAATTGGAGGCGGCGCTCGACGAGTGGACAGGAGCGCTGGTCGTCGTCTCGCACGACCGGTCACTCCGACGGCGTTTCACGGGGCGAATACGCCGGATGGAGTCCGGGCGGCTACCCGGCTGA